A segment of the Odoribacter splanchnicus DSM 20712 genome:
AACATTGCATTTATTGGCATCGCAACAGACTTGGACAAAGACGAATGGATTAAATTTATTGAAGAGAAAGCTTTAAAAGGCACTCAACTGATAATGGACCGGAAATGGATTTCTTTCATGCACAGTTATGACGTTGCAACTATTCCTAGATATATTTTACTAGATAAAGAGGGAAAAATCATCAATTTAAATATGCCTCGTCCATCAAATCCCCAATGTATGAAAATACTCAAATCATTAAAGAGATAAGGTCTATAACAAATAGATGAAATCACTAGAGATCTGTAAATCTAATCTTTATAAGACCAAGGGACTGAATAACATTTTATTGTTAGATAGTCCCTTGGGATTAGATATCATAGCAGATTCCGGTCTGATGAACAAAAGTAATGTGGCTCTGTTGCGGCAAGCTGGCTATAAGTATATCCTTGGCGTACGCATCAGGAGCGAAAGAGTTCCCATTAAACAAGGGATTTTTTCATTAGAGAGAAAGGATAAGTCCTGTTGCGAATACAAGCGTAATGGAGAATGACTAATCTGAAAGGATACATTACCAATACAGATATTGACGCTGAACGTGTTATCGCTGAATATCACGGATTATGGGTGTGGAACGTGTTTTCAGAATTTCAAAAGGGACATTGGAAATGTACCCCATGTTTCACTTTACAGAAAGAAGGATTGAGGCACATGTATGCACCTGCTTCATCGTCTGCAAAATATACAAGGAATTGGAGAGACTTGTTGGCTTTAACAAGATTGCGATGAGTGTTGATCATGTGCTTGATGCGGCAAAAACCATTACAACAATTAGAATAAAGATGCCAGAGAATGGCAGCTGCTTTACGAAGACTCTCTTCTTGACTGAGAAACATCTTGCAATCAAGACACTTTGTAACCAGCCCGAGAGTGTCTCCTGATTTTGGGGACGCATTGACGAAGTCAGGACGATAAAGGGTTGTAGATGACTGAAACGTTGTTTAGTTCTGTCCATTTGATTTTATCTTTTTCGCTCAGTACGATAAACCATTTCAATTTTTTCTGCATTGGGTTTTCTAGGAGAGATGACGGACGGAATTCCGGATTTCCGAAGGAGAGATATTCAGATTTTGACAAAAATTGGTAATGTGCTGAATATTGACCGGTGGTTCGTCAGTGGGGGCTTTTAGAATATAGGGCATCTGTTCGAAGTCTTCATCTGTTTCAGAGAAAATAAATGGGATATAAAATAAATCCTAAAAATTTTGTGTCCAACTTTTAGGGTGCACTTCACTTGTGAAGCCCTATCTTCACTGATACAAAGATAGGGTGCAGGATTGACAATTCTCTTTTTTTTCAGTTATAAATTTTGACAAGATTGTTGTATATTCGGGTTGAATAGAAAAACAATTTCCTGAATGGAGAGAAAAATCGGGAATATTTGTAATTTTGTACAAAATTTAAAAGTTGTATAAACAAAATAAATTATGCAGATAAATCCGGCAGAATTTAAGTTACTTGTAGTTGATGATGTTCAAACCAATGTACTTTTGTTAAAAGCTTTGCTTGGTAAGGAAGGGTACGGCATTCTGGTGGCGAATAACGGGCAGGAGGCTTTGGAAGTGATTCGGAATGAAAATCCCGACTTGATATTGCTGGATGTTATGATGCCCGGAATGGATGGATTCGAGGTGGCTGAACGCCTGAAATCGGAAGAGTTCCGCTGTGAGATTCCTATTATTTTCCTGACAGCTTTAGATGACACCCAAAGCATTGTCAATGGCTTCAAACTGGGAGTGGGCGATTTTATATCCAAACCTTTCCGGAAAGAAGAATTGATGGTCAGAATAAAACACCAATTGTCGTTGGTGGCTGCCCGGCGGATTATAGAGGAAAAAAATGAAGAGCTGAGGAAAACCATTGCCGGGAGAGATAAAATGTATTCGGTGATTGCTCATGATTTGCGCTCTCCGATGGCTTCTATGAAGATGTTATTGAATACCATTATGATGAGCGTGGAGAAAGATAAGATCGATCCGGATATTTTCGATATGCTTGAAATGAGTAACAAGACTTCGGAAGAAGTATTCAGCTTACTGGATAATCTGTTGAAATGGACGAAAAGTCAATTGGGTAAATTGACGGTTATTCCGCAGAAATTGGATATCAGTGGACTGGCGGATGGGGTGGTGGAAGTGATGAACTCTGTCGCCGAAGTGAAACATATCAAATTGATCCGCACGGATCATGAGTCTTTTTTTGTCTATGTGGATATCGAAATGATCAAATCCATTTTGAGAAATTTAATATCTAATGCAGTGAAATTCAGTAATCCTGATTCGGAGATCAAGGTCGGGATTAAGGCAGAGGATGGGAAAGTGATCGTATCGGTGACCGATTCAGGTAAAGGGATAAAAAAAGAAGATCAGCATAAATTGTTGAAAGATAGTACTCATTTTACCACTTACGGTACCAATAGTGAGGAGGGATCGGGATTAGGATTGTTGCTTTGCCGGGATTTCGCCCGTAAAAACGGAGGAGAACTTTGGTTTGAATCCGAAGAAAATCTAGGTTCTGTTTTCAGTTTTTCTTTACCGCAATTAATAGCTTAAAATAGAGAATCCGATGAATCATATTATTATTATGGCCGGTGGAGTAGGAAGTCGGTTTTGGCCGATGAGTACTCCTGAGAGACCGAAGCAATTTATCGATGTTTTAGGGACTGGATATACTTTATTGCAGCTTACGGCAGATCGTTTTGAAGGGATTTGTCCGGTGGAAAATATATGGGTCGTTACTTCTGTCCGGTATCGGGAGCTGGTGAAAGCTCAATTACCCGGAATCCCGGATTCCAATATATTGCTCGAGCCCTGTATGCGTAATACGGCTCCTTGTATTGCCTATGCAGCCTGGAAGATTAAAAAGAAAGATCCGCAAGCGAATTTGATTGTCACGGCGGCCGATCATATCGTGATGGATGTGCCTGAATTTAAACGGGTGATCCGTGAAGGGATAGATTTTGTGAAAAGCGAGGATCGGATTCTGACTATAGGGATGTGGCCGACCCGTCCGGAAACCGGGTATGGTTATATAAAAGTAAAACAGGAAGAAGACGGTGCGGAATCCGGAGCAAAAGTAATCAGGGAGGTGGAAGGATTTAAAGAAAAACCGGATTTGAAAACGGCAGAAGCTTATCTGGCGGCAGGGGGATATTATTGGAATGCCGGAATTTTTCTGTGGAATGTGAGGACGGTTGAAAATGCTTTCCGCCGGAATGAACCCGAAATAGCGGCTATATTCGATTCTTTGAACGATATTTATTATTCTTCGGACGAACAGCAGGCAATCGATGCAAAATTCCCCGAATGTAAGCATATTTCTGTCGATTACGCCATTATGGAGCATGCTTCCAATATTTATGTTTTTCCCGCAGCTTTCGGATGGTCTGATCTGGGAACCTGGGGGTCTTTGTACGAACAATTACCGAAAGGAGATGGAAGAAATGCGGTTGTCGGCGGCAAGGTATGTATGGTGGAGAGTGAAGGGTGTGTCGTGCATGTTTCGGCTGATAAGAAAATATTGATTCAGGGATTGAAAGATTATATCGTTGCCGAACAGGACAATGTGATTCTGATATGCCGGAAAGCCGACGAACAACGGATCAAAGAATTTTCAACCCAACTTCGATAAACATTTTTCGTGATTTTTCGTTTAGAAAATAAAAACGAAGAGTCATGAAAATAGAAACTTTTACTTTACGTAGCAACGATACCGGGGGTGTGGCTGCGTTACGGCAGGTACATCCGGATTGTGGCGGACAGAATATCTCTCCCGAGCTTTCCTGGGTGAATGCCCCCGAAGGTACACGTAGTTTTGCCATTACCATGTACGATAAAGATGCTCCTACCGGAGGTGGGTTCTGGCATTGGCTGATGTTCGATATTCCGGCTAGTGTCGGTGAACTGCGTCCGGATGCCGGGAATACATTCGGTCATTTAGCACCGGTTTCGGCAGTACAGAGTTTGAATGATTACGGTACTTATGGTTACGGAGGGCCCAATCCTCCTCATGGGCATGGGTGGCATAATTATATGATTACCTTGTATGCTTTGGATATCGAATCACTGGAAATGTCCAAAGATACTCTTCCCGCACAGGTCGGATTTAAGCTTTGGAAACATACTTTAGAAAAGGCTTCTATTGTTTTCTATTACCGTACTTGAAAAAGAACGGACATTTTTTGTTCCTTGGGGTAAGTTTTGTTTTCTTTGTGTGCTAAATACAAGGAAAAGATTATGGTAAATGTAATTGATACCCGGAATTCTGTTTTAAATACTTTTTTGTCTGAGATCAGAGCGGTAGATATTCAGCAAGACCGCATGCGATTCCGGCGTAATCTGGAACGGGTGGGGGAAGTGATGGCTTATGAAATCAGTAAAACGTTCGATTATAGTGCCCGGACGATCCAGACTCCGATCAATCCGATTTCGGTGATGTTGCCCCGGCAAGAAGTGGTTATCGCTACAGTGTTGAGGGCCGGCTTGCCTTTTCATCAGGGATTTCTGAATTATTTCGATCATGCAGGAAGTGCCTTTGTTTCTGCCCGCCGGGCTTATAGCCGGGTAGAGGGACAAATCGAAATCCGGTTCGATTCGGTTTATACCCCCGATTTGACTGGAAAACAACTTTTACTGGTCGATCCGATGCTGGCAACCGGTAAATCCCTGGTGATCACTTACCGGGAATTGTTGAAACAGGGGAATTTGCCTGCTCATACGCATATCGCTTCAGTCATTGCCAGCCGGCAAGGTGTGGAATATGTGGAAAAAGAATTGGCAGGAGAGCCGTTGACTTTGTGGACAGCTGCTCTGGATGAGGCTTTGACCGATAAATTCTATATCGATCCGGGGTTGGGAGATGCCGGTGATCTGGCATTCGGAGATAAGAAATAAGGTCGTTTTTTGCGAAGTAAAATCAGCACAGAGGTGAAAAAAAATAGCATACTGTTTTTTCTATTTATATGGATCGGTCTTCCCGTGTGGGCGCAGTATAAAACATTGAAGGATATTTCTTATGTACCTGTTTCCGATACGGATGCTTACCGGAAAGAACGTTGTAAACTGGATTTGTATTATCCGGAGCAGCAGAAAGGTTTTGCCACGATCGTCTGGTTTCACGGGGGTGGATTGGAAGGTGGGGGAAAGGAAATTCCGCCTGTTTTTCAGGGACGGAAAATAGCTGTGGCGGGCGTGAATTACCGGTTAAGTCCCCGGGCTACCCATCCGGCTTATATCGACGATGCGGCAGCTGCTGTGGCTTGGGTGATGAAACATATCGGGGAATATGGGGGAGATCCCACCCGGGTATACGTGGCCGGGCATTCTGCCGGAGGATACCTCACCCTGATGGTGGGGTTGGATAAAGCCTATCTGGCACGGTACGGGGAAGATGCCGATCGTTTGGCCGGACTTTTCCCGGTAAGTGGTCAGACGAATACTCATTTTACGATTCGGAAGGAACGGAATATCCCGTTCGATATTCCTGTTGTCGATTGCTATGCACCGCTTAATCGGGCACGTAAGGGGATACCTCCTTTGGTGATGATAACCGGAGACCGGCAGTTGGAAATGACAGCCCGTTACGAAGAAAATTTGCACCTTGAAGTTATACTGAAAGCTTTGGGGAACGACAAAGTCACCCTTTATGAATTGCAGGGATTCGATCATGGATCGGTATATACTCCTGCCTGTCATTTGATTTTGAATCAGATCAAACCCTGAAAGCTTGTAATAGCTTGCAAATCTGAGTGATCAGCCGTTGCAGGTGGGTAGCGGCAAATTCGGGATGCATGGATTTTTCCAGAGTCACCGGACCCGGGGCGATGGAAAATATGCCACTGAATCCTGCGGTATACAAGGAAGGGGTATCTGCAATATGGCCGGCTACCAGAAGGACCGGAATGTTTTGTTTACGGGCTTCCCGAAGTATGCCGTAAGCCACTTTTCCCATAGTCGTTTGTGCATCGGCACTTCCTTCTCCGGTGATGATGAGATCGGCATTTTGGATTCGCTTACCGAACTGAAGATGGGTTAGGATCAAGTCAATCCCGGACATTAACCGGGCATTCGTAAAAGCCAGAAAAGCTCCTCCGACTCCTCCGGCTGCTCCGGAGCCGGGAATCCGGCCGATGTCTTTTCCGGTAGTTTGGGCGATAACGGCAGCTATAGCTTGCATGCCTGCTTCCAGATGCTCTGTCATTTCGGGGGTTGCTCCTTTCTGTCCGGCGAATATCCGGGTAGCCCCACGGGGACCGTAAAAAGGATTATCGACATCGCAGGCGATGGTGAAACTGGCTTCGGACAGAGCCGGATGAACCGCCGTGGTGTCGATAGCAGCGACTCGCGATAATATTTGTCCTCCGCTTCCTAAAAGCTTATTGTCGTGATCGAAAAAGCGGAATCCTAAAGCTTGTAACATGCCTAAACCGGCATCGTTCGTGGCACTTCCGCCTATTCCGATAATAAAGTGCCGGCATCCTTTGTTCAGGGCTTCTGCAATGATTTCTCCCAGACCATAGGAGGTCGTGAGCATGGGATTCCGCCGGGAGGGAGGTAACAGTGGCAGGCCGCTGATCCTTGCCATTTCCACCAATGCCGTGCGGCCGTCTTCCGAGATACCGAATTGCGTAGTTATTTTTTGCATAAGTGGGTTATGGGCGACAAGCGGAACGGTATGGCCGTGGAAAGCATCCGTCAGGATTTCCAGTATGCCTTCACCCCCGTCGGCTACCGGAAAATGCAGTACTTCACACTGCGGAAAGATTGTTTTGATACCTTGTTCTGCTGCCTCGTCGGCTTCACGGGAACTTAAACTTCCCTTGAAAGAATCTATTGCTACAACGATTTTATTCATGTTTGTGACGGATTAAATTCCCATATGTCCGGCAAATATAAGAAAAGTATTATTTGGGCCGTTATATACATATTAGGACTTATAAAAGTAGGTTTATTTCGTTAGTAATCCGTCTTCGGTGATCGTGTTTGGGGACCCGGTCGCTTCTGTCGGTCGTCTACCTTTTTCTATCACTGACCGGCGGACCGTTCCGGGCGAACCGGTCTGACGGCACAAAACCCGGAATCGGAATAGAATGAAAAAAAATTGAACCTACATTTTAGGATACACAGGAAGCTACCGATCATTTATCTGTTGATTTTCTTTCGGAAACATTTTTAACTTCTTGTATTTTCCCTTATATTTGTCACTTGTGGAAATGAACAGATATTTGATCGCTGCATTGTATGTTATGGCCGGTTGTGCCGTAACGATTCCTTTAAAGGCTCAGGGTTGTGGAGAGTCTTTGAGAGGGGAAAGGTGTAGATTGATCATAACCAATACGGTAAAGGTCGTATCTGTTTATTTGGAAGAAGAAGAAGAGGAACAGGTTTTTTGTTCCGGTTTGCCTCCGGATTATTTTCAAATCCCCGTCGTCGAGGCGCTTGCCGATGATTTTACTTTCGATAAAACGGTCCGTGTCAATATCGGATCCTTATGTCGTATTGCCCATAAGATCAGGGCTCCTGAGGTTTAATCTGCAAATTATAATTAAGATTTACGAGGGTAGTCTATCTCGGATAGACGGTAGGAAATTTAATTTTCTGAAAGATTGACGAAGTGTCGTCGATTAAAATTTTACTGTTAATAATTTACAATTTATAATTAAATGGGTTTTAATGATATTTTAAAAAGCCTGTTCGGAAATAAATCCGACCGGGATATGAAAGAACTGATGCCGATTGTGGCCAAGGTGAATGCAGAGTGGGAGAAGCTGAAAAGTATCAGTGCCGATGAATTACGTGCAGTTGCTGAAGATATGAAAAAGGAAGTACGTGAATATATCGGAGAAGAAGAGAATGAGATTGCAGCACTCAAACGGAAAGTGGAAGAGGAAAGGCCTGCGATCGAAGAACGGGAGGAAATTTACGATCGTATAGATAAGCTGGAAGAACAGATCGACAAAAAGGTAGAAGAAGTTTTGACCGGATTGATGCCTAAAGCCTTTGCTGTGATGAAGGAAACCGCCCGTCGTTTTAAAGAGAATACTGAAATTGAAGTGACGGCGACCCAATTCGACCGGGATTTGGCAGTTACCCACGATTTTGTCGAGATAGAAGGTGACAAAGCCATTTATTTCAATTCCTGGCTTGCCGGAGGAAATGAAGTGACCTGGGATATGGTGCATTATGACGTGCAGCTGATCGGTGGTGCTGTTTTGCATCAGGGAAAAATTGCAGAGATGGCTACCGGTGAAGGAAAGACCTTGGTGGCTACTCTTCCGGTGTTTCTGAATGCTTTGAGCGGACGTGGTGTACATATGGTGACGGTAAACGATTACCTGGCTAAACGTGACTCGGAGTGGATGGGACCGCTTTATATGTTCCATGGGCTTTCTGTCGATTGTATCGATAAGCATCAACCCAATTCTCCCCAGCGTCGGCAGGCTTATATGGCCGATATTACTTTCGGTACGAACAACGAATTCGGTTTCGATTATCTGCGTGATAATATGGCTATCAATCCGGAGGATTTGGTACAGCGTAAGCACAATTTTGCAATTGTCGACGAGGTCGATTCCGTATTGATCGACGATGCCCGTACGCCGTTGATTATTTCCGGCCCCGTACCCAAAGGAGACGATCAGATGTTCGATGAATACAAGCCCCGGGTGGAGCGCCTCGTGAAAATGCAACAGGAATTTGTGATGCAGACTTTTAAGGAAGCGAAAGAGCTGTTGGCCAGCGATGATTCTAAAAAGAGAAAAGAAGGGGGGATATTGTTACTGAGGGCACATAAAGGATTGCCCAAATACAAACCTTTGATCAAGTTTTTGAGTGAAGAAGGCAATAAAGCGATCCTGATCAAGACGGAAAACGAATACATGCAGGAAAATAACCGGAGAATGCCGGAGATTACCGATCCTTTGTATTTTGTGATCGATGAAAAACTGAATTCGATCGACCTGACCGATAAGGGACATGATACCATTACTGCTGCAGGTGAAGATCCGAAATTCTTTATCCTCCCGGATATCGGCTCGGAGATTGCAGAGATCGAACGGGACACGAAGGATGATAAAGAAAAATTGGCGAAGAAGGATGAACTGATCCAGAATTATGCGATGAAATCCGAACGGGTACATACTGTCAATCAGTTGTTGAAAGCCTATACCTTGTTCGAGAAGGATGTAGAATATGTAGTACTCGATAATAAAGTGAAGATCGTGGATGAGCAGACCGGGCGTATCATGGAAGGACGCCGCTATTCGGACGGTTTGCATCAGGCTATCGAAGCGAAAGAAAATGTAAAAGTCGAAGCTGCCACTCAGACTTTTGCAACGATTACTTTACAGAACTACTTCCGTATGTATCACAAGTTAGCCGGTATGACAGGTACGGCAGAGACGGAAGCCGGTGAGTTCTGGGATATTTATAAACTGGATGTGGTGGTCATTCCGACCAACCGTCCGGTGATCCGTATCGATGCCAATGATTTTGTGTTTAAAACGAAACGCGAGAAATACAATGCGGTTATCGATGAAATTGTCCGTTTGGTAGATTTAGGCCGGCCGGTTTTGGTGGGAACGACTTCTGTCGAGGTGTCCGAATTGCTGAGCCGTATGTTGAAACTGCGTGGTATCAAACACAATGTATTGAATGCGAAATTACATCAACGGGAAGCCGAGATCGTTGCCGAAGCCGGTAAATCGAAGACGGTGACTATCGCTACCAATATGGCAGGACGTGGTACGGACATCAAATTGAGCCCTGAGGTACGTGAGGCCGGAGGTTTGGCTATTATCGGTACCGAACGGCATGATTCCCGTCGTGTCGACCGTCAGTTACGTGGACGTGCCGGACGTCAGGGAGACCCGGGGTCTTCCCAGTTCTTCGTATCGCTCGAGGACGACCTGATGCGTTTGTTCAGCTCGGAACGTATAATCCGGGTGATGGACCGTTTGGGACATCAGGAAGGGGATGTGATTCAGCATTCTATGATTACCAAGTCTATCGAACGTGCACAGAAGAAGGTGGAAGAAAATAACTTCGGTATTCGTAAGCGTTTGCTGGAATATGACGATGTGATGAATTCCCAGCGTACAGTGATTTACAAACAACGTCGTCAGGCTTTGTTAGGAGAACGTATCGGTGTGGCTGTAGCAAATAATACTTACGATGTTTGTGAGGCAATCGTTATGGAATACCAGCCGGTGAACGATCCGGAAGGTTTCCGGATGGAAGTATTGAGGGTATTGTCCGTCGATTATGAAGTGGATCCGGAGGAATTCCAGAAAGCCCGTCCCAATGAATTGGCCGAATCGTTGTATCGATATGTACGGGAGGCTTATCAGCGTAAAGTCGAACATATCGCTCAGCAAGCTTATCCGGTGATCAAGAATGTATTCGAAACACGGGGAGATGTCTTTAAGAATATTGTCGTTCCTTTTACCGACGGTCAACGGATGTACAGCGTGGTGACCAACCTGGAGAAGGCCTATCGTACGAATGGTGAAGATTTGATGCGTTCTTTCGAGAAATCGGTCATTCTGGCTCATATCGATGAGGCCTGGAAAGAACATCTCCGCGAAATGGACGATCTGAAACAATCGGTTCAGAATGCTGCTTATGAACAGAAAGATCCTTTGTTGATTTATAAATTCGAGTCTTATAATTTGTTTAAGACTATGGTGGAAAAGATCAATAAAGGGATGGTGTCTACACTGATGAAAGGGCAGATTCCGATGCAAGAACCCGAGCATGTGCGTGAAGCTGAGGAAAAACGGACCGATTTGAGTAAACTGCGGGAAAGTCGTTCGGAGGCTCAGGCTGCTGCCGCCAACCGTGAACAGGTGCGGCACGAACCGGTGAAAGTAGGACCGAAAGTGGGGAGGAATGATCCTTGTCCATGTGGTAGCGGACTGAAGTATAAGAACTGCCACGGGAAAAATGAATAAACTGATTTTTGATTTAGGATTTACGATTTCAGATTTCAATGGTAAGTCTGAATCGTAAATCAAAAATCATAAATCGAAAATCATAATGTATGTTGTCTTTATTTATTAATTGGGATATTAGTCCCGAGATCTTCAATTTGGGGGGTATTTCCATTCGTTATTACGGGTTGCTGTTCGCTGTGGCCTTTATTTTAGGTTATAAGGTTGAAGAGAAAATGTTCAAGTCCGAAGGATTGCCTATGGCCTGGTTGGATAAATTGTGGTTGTATGTAGCGATCGCGACGATAGTCGGTGCCCGTTTGGGACATTGTATCTTTTACGACTGGGCTTATTATAGCCAGCATCCGCTGGAGATGATCCTGCCTGTACGGTTTTCGCCCGAATTTAAGTTTACCGGTTATCAGGGATTGGCCAGTCATGGCGCTGCAATAGGTATTATAGCCGGATTGTGGTATTATTCACGGAAAGTCAGCAAAAAATCTATATTCTGGATTTTAGACCGGGCTGTGATTCCGATTGCTTTAGCCGGCTTTTTTATCCGGACAGGAAATTTGATGAACTCTGAAATTGTGGGATTACCGACCAATATGCCTTGGGGATTCCGCTTCATGAATAGTGATTTACCGAATCCGGAATTGCCGCGCCATCCGGCTCAATTGTATGAAGCAATTTGTTACCTGTTTAGTTTTTTTGTTTTGATGTATCTTTATTGGCGAACGAACGTTAAGAAGAAAATGGGATTTATCTTCGGCGCTTTTTTGATCCTGATCTTCTCTGCCCGCTTTATTATCGAGTTCGTCAAGGAAGTACAGGAACCCTGGGAAGCTGGAATGGCCTTGAATATGGGACAGATTTTGAGTATTCCTTTTATTCTGGCGGGGATTTTTATGCTTTGGTATAGTAAGAAGTTGCCGGATGAAGGGGAGAAGAAAGGAAAAAAAGGGAAAGGCTAAAGGCTGTAAGCTATAAACTAGAGGTAAAAAGAATAGAGGTTAGAGGTGGAAGAGAGAGGGGACGGGAAATATGAAATTTTAGTTGAGAGGTTATGTACGAAGAGAAGTTTATGAGAGAAGCTATTCGTTTGGCTGTAGAGAATGTGAAACAGGGGACCGGGGGGCCGTTCGGCGCTGTTGTTGTCAAGGAGGGAAAAATTATCGCAGCTTGTGCCAATACGGTTACTCCGGATTGTGACCCGACAGCACATGCCGAAGTGAATGCGATTCGCGAGGCTTGTCGTAAGTTAGATACTTTTCAACTCGGGGGATGTGAGATATATGCCAGTTGTGAGCCTTGTCCTATGTGCCTTGGTGCTATTTATTGGGCAAGACCTTCCCGGGTATATTATGCCTCTACAAAAGAAGATGCAGCACTTGCCGGATTCGATGATTCCCTGATCTATAAAGAGATTGCCCTCCCCGAGGCCGATCGGAGTATTCCCTTTTTGAATGAGAAAGAGGATACGGCTGGAGAAGAATTCAGCTTGTGGAA
Coding sequences within it:
- the lgt gene encoding prolipoprotein diacylglyceryl transferase gives rise to the protein MLSLFINWDISPEIFNLGGISIRYYGLLFAVAFILGYKVEEKMFKSEGLPMAWLDKLWLYVAIATIVGARLGHCIFYDWAYYSQHPLEMILPVRFSPEFKFTGYQGLASHGAAIGIIAGLWYYSRKVSKKSIFWILDRAVIPIALAGFFIRTGNLMNSEIVGLPTNMPWGFRFMNSDLPNPELPRHPAQLYEAICYLFSFFVLMYLYWRTNVKKKMGFIFGAFLILIFSARFIIEFVKEVQEPWEAGMALNMGQILSIPFILAGIFMLWYSKKLPDEGEKKGKKGKG
- a CDS encoding nucleoside deaminase; translated protein: MYEEKFMREAIRLAVENVKQGTGGPFGAVVVKEGKIIAACANTVTPDCDPTAHAEVNAIREACRKLDTFQLGGCEIYASCEPCPMCLGAIYWARPSRVYYASTKEDAALAGFDDSLIYKEIALPEADRSIPFLNEKEDTAGEEFSLWKENKDKTVY